In Streptomyces sp. 840.1, one DNA window encodes the following:
- a CDS encoding zinc-binding dehydrogenase, translated as MRRVRYEHSGGPEVLFHEEVPVPEPGEGKLLVRAEAVGITLPVVRKVRESGRPVPLGGEVAGEVVRAGKGVHGYAPGDRVTGLCFGHGYAQYALLRAAMASRIPADATARDAVALVRSGVVALGALEAARPERGESVLVTAAASGVGHLALQLARLRGASRVVAAVGDPAKAGFVRSLGADAVVTYGQESWGEPVDIVLDAVGGALLTPAVKALAPGGRLVAYSSGGGTIEAYDLLVGGRSAIGFQVAMVARNRPRRYAAWIEDLWRLFGEGALRPAVHAEFALEDAARAHATIEDRANRGKVVLMVR; from the coding sequence ATGCGACGCGTCCGGTACGAACACAGCGGCGGACCCGAGGTGCTGTTCCACGAGGAGGTCCCCGTACCTGAGCCCGGCGAGGGTAAACTGCTGGTCAGGGCCGAGGCGGTGGGCATCACGCTGCCCGTCGTGCGCAAGGTGCGCGAGAGCGGGCGGCCCGTTCCGCTCGGCGGCGAGGTGGCCGGCGAGGTGGTCCGGGCCGGCAAGGGGGTGCACGGGTACGCGCCGGGCGACCGGGTCACCGGGCTGTGCTTCGGTCACGGGTACGCGCAGTACGCGCTACTGCGGGCCGCGATGGCCTCGCGGATCCCGGCGGACGCCACCGCCAGGGACGCCGTGGCGCTGGTCCGCAGCGGCGTCGTGGCGCTGGGCGCCCTGGAGGCCGCACGGCCGGAACGGGGCGAGTCGGTCCTGGTCACCGCCGCGGCCAGCGGGGTCGGCCATCTCGCCCTGCAGCTGGCCCGGTTGCGGGGCGCGTCCCGTGTCGTCGCCGCGGTGGGCGATCCGGCCAAGGCCGGCTTCGTGCGCTCGCTGGGCGCCGATGCCGTGGTGACGTACGGGCAGGAAAGCTGGGGAGAGCCCGTCGACATCGTGCTGGACGCGGTCGGCGGCGCGCTGCTCACACCCGCGGTCAAGGCGCTCGCCCCGGGCGGCCGGCTGGTCGCGTACAGCTCGGGCGGCGGCACCATCGAGGCGTACGACCTCCTCGTGGGAGGCAGATCGGCCATCGGGTTCCAGGTGGCGATGGTCGCCAGGAACCGGCCGAGGCGGTACGCGGCCTGGATCGAGGACCTGTGGAGGCTCTTCGGCGAGGGCGCCCTGCGGCCCGCCGTGCACGCGGAGTTCGCGCTGGAGGACGCGGCACGCGCACACGCGACGATCGAGGACCGGGCCAACCGGGGAAAGGTGGTCCTGATGGTTCGATGA
- a CDS encoding ABC transporter permease, translating into MSQAEQAREEAAPLPRNPLWTLGILRSELTTTLRRWRTLALLGVLAAVPVLIGIAVRIETSNGSPAGPGESGAGPAFLSQVTNNGLFLVFASLAATLPVFLPMAVGVIAGDSVAGEANAGTLRYLLVAPAGRTRLLLAKYATTLAFCLLATLVVAASALAVGALLFPVGDVTTISGTRIGFGEGLLRAAVIAVAVAASLIGFAVLGLFVSTLTNSGIAAMAATVGILITVQILDTIPQLHGIHPYLFPHYWLSFADLLRAPVYWDDLVKNLELQALYAAVFGSAAWARFTAKDITA; encoded by the coding sequence ATGTCGCAGGCTGAACAGGCACGCGAGGAGGCCGCCCCACTCCCGCGCAACCCGCTGTGGACGCTCGGCATCCTGCGCTCCGAACTCACCACCACGCTGCGCCGCTGGCGCACCCTGGCCCTGCTCGGGGTGCTGGCCGCCGTACCCGTACTGATCGGGATCGCGGTGCGGATCGAGACGTCGAACGGCTCACCGGCCGGTCCCGGCGAGAGCGGGGCAGGGCCCGCGTTCCTCTCCCAGGTGACCAACAACGGCCTCTTCCTGGTCTTCGCCTCCCTCGCCGCCACGCTCCCGGTCTTCCTCCCGATGGCGGTCGGCGTCATCGCGGGCGACTCCGTCGCGGGCGAGGCCAACGCGGGAACGCTGCGCTACCTGCTGGTCGCACCGGCCGGCCGGACCAGGCTGCTGCTCGCCAAATACGCCACCACGCTGGCCTTCTGCCTGCTCGCCACCCTGGTGGTGGCGGCGTCCGCGCTGGCCGTGGGCGCGCTGCTGTTCCCCGTCGGGGACGTCACGACGATCTCCGGCACCCGGATCGGTTTCGGCGAGGGCCTGTTGAGAGCGGCGGTCATCGCGGTGGCGGTCGCGGCATCACTGATCGGCTTCGCGGTGCTCGGACTGTTCGTCTCGACCCTCACCAACAGCGGCATCGCGGCCATGGCGGCGACGGTCGGGATCCTCATCACGGTGCAGATCCTGGACACCATTCCGCAGCTGCACGGGATCCACCCGTACCTCTTCCCGCACTACTGGCTGTCCTTCGCGGACCTGCTGCGCGCCCCGGTGTACTGGGACGACCTGGTGAAGAACTTGGAGCTGCAGGCGCTGTACGCGGCGGTGTTCGGCTCGGCGGCCTGGGCGCGTTTCACGGCGAAGGACATCACCGCCTGA
- a CDS encoding TetR/AcrR family transcriptional regulator, protein MTPDPNRERRSERARRAILDAAFDLVSRKGFAKVTIEAIAAQAGVGKPTIYRWWRSKGAVVLEAMNEELGDDFAFPDTGDIAADLGAQITAVSRRLITGRISESFRGVLGEAQNDPELMKAFRETVLEPSIAECRARLDSAVAAGQLRSDVPTDVMVDLFYAPIHYRHFLGFGDEAVRHSADLVQDVLLGLRPRPDAE, encoded by the coding sequence ATGACCCCCGACCCGAACCGCGAACGGCGCAGCGAGCGAGCCCGGCGGGCGATCCTCGACGCGGCGTTCGACCTGGTGAGCCGCAAGGGCTTCGCGAAGGTGACCATCGAGGCCATCGCGGCCCAGGCCGGGGTGGGCAAGCCGACGATCTACCGGTGGTGGCGCTCCAAGGGCGCGGTGGTGCTGGAGGCCATGAACGAGGAGCTCGGCGACGACTTCGCGTTCCCCGATACCGGCGACATCGCCGCCGACCTCGGGGCCCAGATCACCGCGGTGAGCCGGCGGCTGATCACCGGCAGGATCAGTGAGTCCTTCAGAGGTGTTCTGGGTGAGGCCCAGAACGACCCCGAGCTGATGAAGGCGTTCCGCGAGACGGTCCTGGAGCCCAGCATCGCGGAGTGCCGGGCCCGGCTGGACTCCGCCGTCGCCGCCGGGCAGCTCCGCTCCGACGTGCCCACCGACGTGATGGTCGACCTCTTCTACGCGCCGATCCACTACCGGCACTTCCTGGGCTTCGGCGACGAAGCGGTCAGGCACAGCGCCGATCTCGTCCAGGACGTCCTGCTCGGCCTGCGTCCCCGGCCGGACGCGGAGTGA
- a CDS encoding class F sortase produces MSSRTVRERLPRAPFPRHTLAAGLIPAAAAAFVLLLGSPLAEPGGGTASRSGPPATAAAPLPAALPAARPVRIDIPGLRVSAPLVDLALDSRGKLGVPDPADRNLAGWYRDGVTPGSPGNAIVVAHVDTATGPAAFAGLDALLPGATVEVRRADRRIATFRIYAVREFEKRDFPSDRVYGPTKDAQLRLLTCGGAYDRDEGGYQSNVVAFARLTSVRPA; encoded by the coding sequence TTGAGCTCCCGCACCGTGCGGGAACGGCTGCCCCGAGCACCGTTCCCGCGCCACACCCTGGCGGCCGGGCTGATCCCGGCCGCCGCGGCGGCGTTCGTCCTGCTGCTGGGCTCCCCCCTCGCGGAGCCCGGCGGCGGGACCGCGTCCCGCTCCGGCCCCCCGGCCACGGCGGCGGCGCCCCTGCCGGCCGCGCTCCCCGCCGCCCGCCCCGTCCGCATCGACATCCCCGGACTCCGGGTCAGCGCGCCCCTGGTGGACCTGGCCCTGGACAGCCGGGGCAAGCTCGGCGTGCCCGACCCGGCGGACCGCAATCTGGCCGGCTGGTACCGGGACGGGGTGACACCGGGCTCCCCGGGCAACGCGATCGTGGTGGCCCACGTCGACACCGCGACCGGGCCGGCCGCCTTCGCCGGGCTCGACGCGCTGCTGCCCGGCGCCACCGTGGAGGTCCGCCGCGCGGACCGGCGGATCGCGACCTTCCGGATCTACGCGGTCCGGGAGTTCGAGAAGCGCGACTTCCCCAGCGACCGTGTCTACGGTCCGACGAAGGACGCCCAACTCCGCCTGCTCACCTGCGGCGGAGCCTACGACCGCGACGAGGGGGGCTATCAGTCCAACGTGGTGGCCTTCGCCCGGCTGACGTCGGTCCGGCCCGCCTGA
- a CDS encoding ABC transporter ATP-binding protein: protein MTGAAVTPGPMPVIETRGLTKRYRGGQLAVDGLDLTVPGGSVFGFLGPNGSGKTTTIRMLMGLIDPTSGTASVLGRPMPAAARTVLPHVGALIEGPALYGFLSGRDNLVRYDRADPTADPRTRGARVGDALERVGLAAAGGKKARAYSLGMKQRLGLAAALLRPRRLLVLDEPTNGLDPQGMREIRTLVRELAAEGTTVFLSSHLLDEIEQVCTHAAVMARGRLLTQGPVTDLAAGTRGRLAVTTPDPADAARVLEEHGVTGLVLDGDRVRGDAPPGSVELSDLNAALVRSGVRVRSFGVERASLEDAFVALTGEGFDVAG from the coding sequence ATGACAGGGGCCGCGGTGACACCCGGGCCCATGCCCGTGATCGAGACCCGGGGCCTGACCAAGCGGTACCGGGGCGGCCAGCTCGCCGTCGACGGGCTCGACCTCACCGTCCCCGGCGGCAGTGTCTTCGGCTTCCTCGGCCCCAACGGCTCCGGGAAGACCACCACCATCCGGATGCTGATGGGGCTGATCGACCCGACCTCCGGCACCGCGAGCGTCCTGGGCCGCCCCATGCCGGCTGCCGCCCGCACGGTGCTCCCGCACGTCGGGGCGCTGATCGAGGGGCCCGCCCTGTACGGCTTCCTGAGCGGCCGGGACAATCTGGTGCGCTACGACCGCGCCGACCCGACCGCCGACCCCCGCACCCGCGGTGCCCGCGTCGGCGACGCGCTGGAGCGGGTCGGGCTGGCCGCGGCGGGCGGCAAGAAGGCGCGGGCGTACTCGCTGGGCATGAAGCAGCGCCTCGGCCTGGCCGCCGCCCTGCTCCGGCCCCGGCGGCTGCTCGTGCTGGACGAGCCGACCAACGGCCTGGACCCGCAGGGCATGCGGGAGATCCGCACCCTGGTCCGGGAACTGGCCGCCGAGGGCACCACGGTCTTCCTCTCCTCCCACCTGCTGGACGAGATCGAGCAGGTCTGCACCCACGCGGCGGTCATGGCACGCGGCCGGCTGCTCACCCAGGGCCCGGTCACCGACCTCGCGGCGGGCACCCGGGGCCGGCTCGCCGTCACCACCCCGGACCCGGCCGACGCCGCCCGCGTACTGGAGGAACACGGGGTCACCGGTCTGGTCCTCGACGGCGACCGGGTACGCGGCGACGCGCCGCCGGGCTCCGTCGAACTGTCCGACCTGAACGCCGCCCTGGTGCGCTCCGGCGTCCGGGTGCGGTCCTTCGGCGTCGAACGGGCCTCCCTGGAGGACGCCTTCGTCGCGCTCACCGGAGAGGGATTCGATGTCGCAGGCTGA
- a CDS encoding MarR family winged helix-turn-helix transcriptional regulator: protein MADNPPAPSRIRTLPSWLLGRAAARGRGLVAEALARHDMRMWHHVVLAAVADLAPVAQAELGRTVSLDPKDVVVILNDLQAAGLVVRAPDPADRRKNAVSLTADGARRLEECSKAGERANDELLAPLSAAERDQFLDMLRRVSGVG from the coding sequence ATGGCAGACAACCCGCCGGCGCCCAGCCGCATCCGCACCCTCCCGAGCTGGCTCCTGGGCCGGGCGGCGGCCCGGGGGCGCGGGCTGGTCGCGGAGGCGCTCGCGCGGCACGACATGCGGATGTGGCATCACGTGGTCCTCGCTGCTGTCGCGGACCTCGCACCGGTGGCCCAGGCCGAGCTCGGCCGGACGGTCTCGCTCGACCCGAAGGATGTGGTCGTCATCCTCAACGACCTCCAGGCGGCGGGCCTCGTCGTCCGCGCCCCCGACCCCGCCGACCGCCGCAAGAACGCGGTGAGCCTCACCGCCGACGGGGCGCGGCGACTGGAGGAGTGCTCGAAGGCGGGGGAGCGGGCCAACGACGAGCTGCTGGCCCCGCTCTCGGCGGCCGAGCGGGACCAGTTCCTCGACATGCTCCGCAGGGTCAGCGGGGTGGGGTGA
- a CDS encoding RidA family protein has protein sequence MSSNENAAGAARIQKIATTPDWYEPYRISQAVRAGNFVYVSGQAGFEEDGTTVEGGFLAQGRQAFGNVARVLEAAGLTFADVVKVGIFVRDMAANLPHVITLRGEFLAEPYPADTLIEVVSLAQPDWQIEVEVIALDRDAA, from the coding sequence ATGTCCAGCAACGAGAACGCGGCCGGCGCGGCGCGCATCCAGAAGATCGCCACCACCCCCGACTGGTACGAGCCGTACCGGATATCGCAGGCCGTCCGGGCCGGCAACTTCGTGTACGTGTCCGGGCAGGCGGGTTTCGAGGAGGACGGGACGACCGTCGAGGGCGGGTTCCTGGCGCAGGGACGGCAGGCGTTCGGGAACGTCGCACGGGTACTGGAGGCGGCCGGGCTGACCTTCGCGGACGTGGTCAAGGTCGGCATCTTCGTCCGGGACATGGCGGCGAACCTCCCCCACGTGATCACGCTGCGCGGCGAGTTCCTGGCCGAGCCCTACCCGGCCGACACGCTCATCGAGGTCGTCTCGCTGGCCCAACCGGACTGGCAGATCGAGGTCGAGGTGATCGCACTGGACCGCGACGCCGCATGA
- a CDS encoding outer membrane lipoprotein carrier protein LolA, which yields MAPNDSADTNGTAPHGTARGVAGRRKAVRYIVPVAVAGVAAATIGLVPALASSGDPDLPEITAQELIEKIAASDTEQLSGTVKISTDLGIPSLGGLAGSFVPDGAGDKGGASADPQAKLTELASGTHTLRVAADGPDKQRVSVLDNASEYSIIHNGDQVWAYDSKSNAVYHAKEKAGKHTGRGEHPAPDGVPTTPKAFAEQALKAADGTTSVTVGGTAQVAGRDAYRLVLKPEQSGSTIGSITVAVDAKTGVPLKFTLQPSSGGKAAIDAGFTSVDFGKPAASSFSFTPPKGAEVTEADSAGSREKAAQAHQADGGLGALKGLNAKGEGVTVTGKGWSAIAEIKTPGAAGKPSKASGDVPAEAQQLLDSVGDKVTGTFGSGTVFKTRLVNALMTDDGRVYVGAVTKDALVKAADNAG from the coding sequence ATGGCACCGAACGACAGCGCAGACACCAACGGCACGGCCCCGCACGGCACCGCGCGAGGCGTCGCGGGCCGTCGGAAGGCGGTGCGCTACATCGTCCCGGTAGCGGTGGCGGGCGTGGCGGCCGCGACGATCGGGCTGGTCCCGGCGCTCGCGAGCTCCGGCGACCCCGATCTGCCGGAGATCACCGCACAGGAACTCATCGAGAAGATCGCCGCCTCGGACACGGAGCAGCTGTCCGGCACGGTGAAGATCAGCACCGACCTCGGCATCCCGTCCCTGGGCGGCCTGGCCGGCTCCTTCGTGCCGGACGGCGCGGGGGACAAGGGCGGCGCGAGCGCCGACCCGCAGGCGAAGCTGACCGAGCTGGCGTCCGGTACGCACACCCTCCGGGTGGCCGCCGACGGCCCCGACAAGCAGCGGGTGTCCGTCCTGGACAACGCGTCCGAGTACAGCATCATCCACAACGGCGACCAGGTCTGGGCGTACGACAGCAAGTCGAACGCCGTCTACCACGCGAAGGAGAAGGCCGGGAAGCACACCGGGCGCGGCGAGCACCCGGCGCCCGACGGCGTACCGACCACGCCGAAGGCCTTCGCCGAACAGGCGCTCAAGGCGGCCGACGGCACCACGTCCGTGACGGTCGGGGGCACCGCGCAGGTCGCGGGCCGTGACGCCTACCGGCTGGTCCTCAAGCCCGAGCAGAGCGGCTCCACGATCGGTTCGATCACCGTCGCGGTGGACGCGAAGACCGGGGTACCGCTCAAGTTCACCCTCCAGCCCAGCAGCGGCGGCAAGGCGGCGATCGACGCGGGGTTCACCTCCGTCGACTTCGGCAAGCCCGCCGCGTCCTCGTTCTCCTTCACCCCGCCCAAGGGCGCCGAGGTCACCGAGGCGGACAGCGCCGGCAGCCGCGAGAAGGCGGCACAGGCTCACCAGGCCGATGGCGGCCTGGGGGCGCTCAAGGGCCTGAACGCCAAGGGTGAGGGCGTGACGGTCACCGGCAAGGGCTGGAGCGCGATCGCCGAGATCAAGACCCCCGGCGCGGCCGGCAAGCCCTCGAAGGCATCGGGCGACGTACCGGCCGAGGCGCAGCAGCTGCTCGACTCGGTGGGCGACAAGGTCACCGGCACGTTCGGCTCGGGCACGGTCTTCAAGACCCGCCTGGTCAACGCGCTGATGACCGATGACGGCCGGGTGTACGTCGGCGCGGTCACGAAGGACGCGCTGGTGAAGGCGGCGGACAACGCCGGCTGA
- a CDS encoding polyprenyl synthetase family protein, translating to MTVVGPFGLSVRDQALEAGVQAGLAAVESGLLDATKSEVPFITEAAQHLVHAGGKRFRPLLAMLSAQFGDADAPGVVPAAVVVELTHLATLYHDDVMDEADVRRGVDSANSRWGNSVAVLTGDFLFARASHILADLGPEAVRIQAEAFERLVTGQILETAGPRDGRDPIEHYLDVMRGKTGSLIAVACRFGAMMAGADDATTDTLTQYGERLGVAFQLADDVLDIASDSHESGKTPGTDLLEGIPTLPVLRLRAQAEADGKPDDLELVALLDGDLTEDGRLAEALRRLRAHPALEQARRDTVRYAEEARATLAPLPGCYAKSALEEMCDAVVHRAG from the coding sequence GTGACCGTCGTCGGGCCGTTCGGACTGAGCGTGCGGGACCAGGCTCTTGAGGCCGGTGTCCAGGCCGGTTTGGCTGCTGTCGAGTCGGGACTCCTCGATGCGACCAAGAGCGAGGTGCCCTTCATCACAGAGGCCGCGCAGCACCTGGTGCACGCGGGTGGCAAGCGGTTCCGGCCGCTGCTCGCGATGCTGTCGGCCCAGTTCGGTGACGCGGACGCCCCGGGCGTGGTGCCCGCCGCCGTGGTCGTCGAGCTGACGCACCTCGCGACGCTGTACCACGACGACGTGATGGACGAGGCCGACGTGCGCCGGGGCGTGGACAGCGCCAATTCCCGCTGGGGCAACTCGGTGGCCGTGCTGACCGGCGACTTCCTCTTCGCGCGCGCGTCGCACATCCTGGCCGACCTGGGCCCGGAGGCCGTGCGCATCCAGGCGGAGGCGTTCGAGCGCCTGGTCACCGGCCAGATCCTGGAGACCGCAGGTCCGCGCGACGGGCGTGACCCGATCGAGCACTACCTCGACGTGATGCGCGGCAAGACCGGTTCGCTGATCGCCGTGGCCTGCCGCTTCGGCGCGATGATGGCCGGTGCCGACGACGCGACGACCGACACGCTCACCCAGTACGGCGAACGGCTCGGCGTCGCCTTCCAGCTCGCCGACGACGTCCTGGACATCGCCTCCGACTCCCACGAGTCCGGCAAGACCCCCGGCACCGACCTCCTCGAAGGCATCCCGACGCTGCCCGTACTCCGTCTGAGGGCGCAGGCCGAGGCCGACGGGAAGCCGGACGACCTGGAGCTCGTCGCGCTGCTGGACGGCGACCTGACCGAGGACGGCCGGCTGGCCGAGGCGCTGCGCCGGCTGCGCGCCCACCCGGCGCTCGAACAGGCCCGCCGCGACACCGTCCGGTACGCCGAGGAGGCGCGGGCCACGCTCGCTCCGCTGCCCGGCTGTTACGCCAAGTCCGCCCTGGAAGAGATGTGCGACGCCGTGGTGCACCGCGCGGGCTGA
- a CDS encoding HAD family hydrolase, giving the protein MPLPPAYALVATDLDGTLLRHDDTVSPRTRAALGLAAAAGARHLVATGRPVPAVRELFAALGYRGLAVCGQGTQVYDAGAGRMIRAVVLDREAAAAALGKIEAQVGQVFAAVDQDGADGRTLIEPGYLMPHPALASQRASHRDELWAAPVIKVLIRHPELDDDELAAAAHAAVGDLATVTLSGPGTVELQPYGIDKGAGIALAAEHLGLDPATAIAFGDMPNDLPMFRSCGYGVAMANAHPLLRAEADEVTLSHQDDGVAVVLERVFG; this is encoded by the coding sequence ATGCCTCTCCCGCCCGCATACGCCCTCGTCGCCACGGACCTGGACGGCACCCTGCTGCGCCACGACGACACCGTGAGCCCCCGCACCCGCGCCGCGCTCGGCCTCGCCGCCGCAGCCGGGGCCCGCCACCTCGTGGCCACCGGCCGACCGGTGCCCGCCGTAAGGGAGTTGTTCGCCGCGCTGGGGTACCGGGGGCTCGCCGTCTGCGGGCAGGGCACTCAGGTGTACGACGCCGGGGCCGGGCGCATGATCCGCGCGGTCGTCCTGGACCGGGAGGCGGCCGCCGCCGCGCTCGGCAAGATAGAGGCCCAGGTGGGGCAGGTGTTCGCCGCGGTGGACCAGGACGGCGCCGACGGCCGGACCCTGATCGAGCCGGGCTACCTCATGCCGCACCCGGCGCTGGCCTCCCAGCGCGCCTCCCACCGCGACGAGTTGTGGGCCGCCCCCGTCATCAAGGTGCTGATCCGCCACCCGGAGCTCGACGACGACGAACTGGCGGCCGCCGCGCACGCCGCCGTCGGAGATCTGGCGACCGTCACCCTGTCCGGGCCGGGCACGGTCGAGCTCCAGCCGTACGGCATCGACAAGGGCGCCGGAATCGCGCTCGCCGCCGAACACCTCGGACTGGACCCGGCCACCGCGATCGCCTTCGGCGACATGCCGAACGACCTGCCGATGTTCCGCAGTTGCGGATACGGGGTGGCGATGGCCAACGCCCACCCGCTCCTGCGGGCCGAGGCGGACGAGGTGACCCTGTCCCATCAGGACGACGGGGTCGCGGTGGTCCTGGAGCGGGTCTTCGGCTGA
- a CDS encoding TetR/AcrR family transcriptional regulator: MITSPRSLRRSESSRRATLEAALDLCTEKGYGRVTVEAIAARAGVSKKTIYRWWPSKSAVLLEAFTEALVQSNPPVETDDIAADLRTHVNGAVAVLSVPPFGPAYAGILSEVHHDDELAEIVRTQLIEPRFEEVVNRLRAAQAQGQIPPGADLRLAVEMLYGPVYYRHVLRKPMQDPDAVASLVDHVLRSLGAGVG; the protein is encoded by the coding sequence ATGATCACATCGCCGAGGTCACTGCGCCGCAGCGAGAGCTCACGCAGGGCGACCCTGGAAGCAGCCCTCGACCTGTGTACGGAGAAGGGCTACGGCCGCGTCACCGTCGAGGCCATCGCTGCACGGGCGGGTGTCAGCAAGAAGACGATCTACCGCTGGTGGCCATCGAAGAGCGCGGTGCTTCTGGAGGCGTTCACGGAGGCCCTGGTCCAGTCCAACCCGCCCGTCGAGACCGATGACATCGCCGCAGACCTGCGCACCCATGTGAACGGCGCGGTCGCCGTGCTCTCCGTCCCGCCCTTCGGCCCCGCGTACGCCGGCATACTCTCCGAGGTCCACCACGACGACGAATTGGCCGAAATCGTACGCACCCAGCTGATCGAACCCCGTTTCGAAGAGGTGGTCAACCGGCTGCGCGCCGCGCAGGCGCAGGGCCAGATCCCGCCGGGCGCCGATCTGCGGCTGGCGGTGGAGATGCTGTACGGCCCGGTCTACTACCGCCACGTACTGCGCAAGCCGATGCAGGACCCGGATGCGGTGGCGTCCCTGGTCGACCACGTACTGCGGTCGCTGGGGGCGGGGGTGGGCTGA
- a CDS encoding serine hydrolase: protein MRRTPSRRLLAAALLVASALASTAAFPAPAVQAAGTAAHHRADWPPHGLGSALTARLDSTIADVREQAGIPGVVVGLWMPGRGSYVRATGVADTATGRPMAADSFVRIGSETKTFTVTALLKLVDEHRIGLDDPISRYVRGVPNGRRITLRHLAEMRSGLFPYTSDPGFIQALLSDPQRYFSPRQSLAYGFRHANTSAPGKQFQYSNTNLVLLGLVIERVSGHKLADFIHQRVLRPAHLHRTLFPRGAEFPEPHPHGYTDQTLSGDTADATDWNPSWAWAAGAMISDLHDLRRWAKTVATGTLLSPGTQAQRLRTLPTGFPGTRYGLGIFETNGWIGHNGSIPGYETVTVYLPSQKATLVIMINTDSQRNGQEPSTVLARAITGIVTPDNVYDGSVVTR, encoded by the coding sequence ATGCGTCGTACCCCCTCCCGCCGTCTGCTCGCCGCAGCGCTGCTCGTGGCGTCCGCGCTGGCCTCGACGGCGGCGTTCCCCGCGCCCGCCGTCCAGGCCGCGGGCACCGCCGCGCACCACAGGGCCGACTGGCCGCCGCACGGCCTCGGATCCGCGCTCACCGCACGGCTGGACAGCACCATCGCGGACGTCCGCGAGCAGGCGGGCATCCCCGGCGTGGTCGTCGGGCTGTGGATGCCGGGCAGGGGCAGCTACGTCCGCGCGACCGGCGTGGCCGACACCGCCACCGGCCGGCCGATGGCCGCCGACTCCTTCGTCCGGATCGGCAGCGAGACCAAGACCTTCACCGTCACCGCCCTGCTCAAGCTCGTCGACGAGCACCGGATCGGGCTGGACGACCCCATCTCCCGCTACGTCCGCGGCGTGCCTAACGGCCGCCGGATCACCCTGCGCCACCTCGCGGAGATGCGCAGCGGCCTGTTCCCGTACACGTCCGACCCCGGCTTCATCCAGGCCCTGCTGAGCGACCCGCAGCGCTACTTCAGCCCGCGCCAGTCACTCGCGTACGGCTTCAGGCACGCGAACACCTCCGCGCCGGGCAAGCAGTTCCAGTACTCCAACACCAACCTCGTCCTGCTCGGCCTGGTGATCGAGAGGGTCAGCGGTCACAAGCTCGCCGACTTCATCCACCAGCGGGTGCTGCGCCCGGCCCACCTGCACCGCACGCTGTTCCCGAGGGGGGCCGAGTTCCCCGAGCCGCACCCGCACGGCTACACCGACCAGACGCTCAGCGGCGACACCGCGGACGCCACGGACTGGAATCCCAGCTGGGCCTGGGCGGCCGGGGCGATGATCTCGGACCTGCACGACCTGCGCCGCTGGGCGAAGACCGTCGCCACCGGCACCCTGCTCAGCCCCGGCACCCAGGCACAGCGGCTCAGGACGCTGCCGACGGGCTTTCCCGGTACGCGTTACGGCCTCGGGATCTTCGAGACCAACGGATGGATCGGGCACAACGGATCGATCCCGGGGTACGAGACCGTGACCGTCTACCTGCCCTCGCAGAAGGCCACCCTGGTCATCATGATCAACACGGACAGCCAGCGGAACGGCCAGGAGCCGTCCACCGTCCTGGCCCGCGCGATCACCGGGATCGTCACGCCGGACAACGTCTACGACGGCTCGGTCGTCACGCGCTAA
- a CDS encoding VOC family protein has translation MPLDWKIVIDSADPHAQAAFWAAALGYEIEDNSPLVERLLGLGAVPEAVTTTAHGRKAWLDLAAARHPDDPHEPESGTGLGRRLLFQRVPEPKSVKNRLHLDVHAGPDRRDAEAARLEGLGAKVLREVAEPGGTWTVMADPEENEFCLQ, from the coding sequence ATGCCCCTTGACTGGAAGATCGTCATCGACTCCGCAGACCCGCACGCCCAGGCCGCTTTCTGGGCCGCCGCCCTCGGCTACGAGATCGAGGACAACAGCCCCCTGGTGGAACGCCTCCTGGGCCTCGGAGCCGTCCCGGAGGCGGTCACGACGACCGCGCACGGCCGGAAGGCCTGGCTCGACCTGGCGGCGGCCCGGCACCCGGACGACCCGCACGAGCCGGAGAGCGGTACCGGCCTCGGGCGCCGCCTGCTGTTCCAGCGCGTCCCCGAGCCCAAGTCGGTGAAGAACCGCCTCCACCTGGACGTGCACGCCGGACCGGACCGCCGCGACGCCGAGGCGGCCCGGCTGGAGGGGCTGGGCGCGAAGGTGCTGCGCGAGGTCGCGGAGCCGGGCGGGACGTGGACCGTAATGGCCGACCCGGAGGAGAACGAGTTCTGCCTGCAGTAG